The following DNA comes from Anaerolineales bacterium.
CTCTACCCCACGGGAGGTCCGTTTCCCGATTGCTGTCAGACTCTTCACTGACCGCAAGCGGACAATAAGCTACCTTTCTCTTGCCGGAGGAATGAAACGCCGGAAGCCGCGGCGCGATCGGAATTCAGCCGTGATCATTTCCGCGGTATTTCAGCCGCAGGAATCGAAACACCTCGAGTCTCCGATATATCCCCACCAGTATGGCAGGCAGAGCCGGCGAAGCGCTTTCCAAGTCGATCAATTCAGGCTCTACTGCCTGGATCTTGCGTTGCTTCCGGCGCAGTTCACAACCGTGGTGAGCCATTACGTTTCGCAGCCAGTCGACGTGCTCGCCGTACGGCAAAGGGATCAAGATATCATCTTCCCGATACGTCGCGATCACCGGCGTTTCGTACTTACGTCCGCTGCGCCGCCCCTCATGGACGAGCACCGAAAATGGGCCGATCCCGCGCCGGGCGATAAACAAAGTAATGTGGTTGAGGAAATATTTGTTGACAAAGCGCATGCCGTTCGCTAATCGCTCATGTAAAGAGAGTTTACTTTGCGCCATGGAACCCTCCTCTCAGCTAAGCCCGAGCTGCGGCCAAATCGCTCCGGACCATCGGGAGATCACCA
Coding sequences within:
- a CDS encoding nitroreductase/quinone reductase family protein: MAQSKLSLHERLANGMRFVNKYFLNHITLFIARRGIGPFSVLVHEGRRSGRKYETPVIATYREDDILIPLPYGEHVDWLRNVMAHHGCELRRKQRKIQAVEPELIDLESASPALPAILVGIYRRLEVFRFLRLKYRGNDHG